TTGAAGCCGAGGCCGAAGCGGCCAATGGAGGACTCGTTCTTGGTGCTCTCGGCGATGTCGCAGACGCTTCGGACGTCGGCCTCGTCGAACGGCTTGCCGAAATGCGAGAGCGTCAGGCGGGTCGGGTTCAGGGTGAACTCGACCTTTCGTGATTTGTGCCACTCGCCTCGCCGACCGAGCGCGTCCTCGGCGTTTTGCAGCAGTTCGAAGATGAAGTGCGTGCGGTCGTCGTACAGACCAGCTGCAAGCCTCCCGGACTTCTGAGCACCTTTGGTGCCGTAGCTCTCCCGGTTCTCCTCGCAAATTGCCTCGTAGTTGGATGCCACCACTGCTCCCTCTCGGTCAGGCACCTGCTCGATGCCAAGTTTGCCCAAGTCTGCATATTCTTGGAATATTATGACAAGATGTGGCAGTAAACCAAACACCGCGCAAATGACATGGGAAAGCCGATGAGCGACCAGCCGAACGAAATCCTCACCCTTGACGAGGTTGCCACCTACCTTAAGGCAGGCAAGCGTACGGTCTATCGCCTCGCGGCGAGCGGCAAGCTCCCGGCGTTCAAGCTGGGCGGGACGTGGCGCTTCCGACGCGGCGATCTGGACGAGTGGATTGCAAGCCGTATCGGCAAGGCGACGGTTGATGACGACGAGGTGGCGGAATGACCTCCAGCGCCACCTCACTCCAGTCCAAGGCCAATCCACAGCAGCTTGAAGCCATTCTGGCCACCGATGGCCCGGTGCTCATCATCGCCGGGCCAGGATCGGGGAAAACCTTCACCCTTGTTGAGCGGATCGTCTATCTCATCACCCACAAGGGTGTCGCACCCGAGTCTCTGCTGGTTGTCACCTTCACCGACAAGGCCGCGCGCGAGCTCACTACCCGCATCTCCAACCGGCTGGCCGCGCTGGGCATCCAGTTCAACCTGAACGAGATGTACCTCGGCACATTTCACTCCATCTGCCTTCGTCTGCTGGAGGATTACCGCGAGTTCACACGGCTCAAGCGCAGCTTCACGCTGTTCGACCAGTTCGACCAGCAGTACTTCCTCTACCAGCACATTAAGGACTTCCGCGAAATACCAGACGCCGAGCTTGTCATGGGCGATGACCAGACGGGCCGCTGGGCGCAGTCGGAGAACCTGTTGAAGTGGCTCAACAAGGTCGGAGAGGAGGCGCTTGATGGCACCTCGCTGGCGGCGGCCCCTGATCCAGAAATCCGCGCCCTGGCCAATTGCTTTGCCAAGTACCAGGCTCTGTTGCACGAGCACAACTCGCTGGACTTTTCAGGCATCCAGTACGAGGCCCTGCAACTGCTGGAAAAGCGCCCCGAGGTGCTGGGGCAACTGCGCGACAAGCTCACCCACCTGATGGTGGACGAGTACCAGGACACCAACACCATTCAGGAACGCATCCTTCTGCTGCTGGCGGGCGAGCGCCGCAATCTGTGCGTGGTGGGCGACGACGATCAGGGCTTGTACCGCTTTCGCGGGGCCACCATCCGCAACATTCTGGAGTTCCCGGCACTGTTCGACGACGGCCAGTGCAAGCAAGTCAAGCTGACCGTCAACTACCGCTCGCACCCGGACATCATCCGCTTCTACAACGAGTGGATGCGTGAACAGACCTGGGACGACGGCATGCGCGTGTTTCGCTTCGCCAAACAGATCGTTCCGCGCGAAGATGACTTTCCCGATTTGCCCACGGCGCTGCGGCTGACCGCCAGTGACGACAAGGACGACACCACCAACTGGCACGCTGAGGTTCTGGCCTTTCTCAACGGGTTGAAGTCCTCCGGCCAGCTTGCGGACTGGAATCAGGTCGCCTTCCTGTTTCGCTCGGTCAAGAACGACAAGGTGGTGGCGCTGGCGCGCTTCCTCGAAGCGCAGGGAGTGCCCGTGTTTTCTCCCCGCTCGAACATGTTCTTCGAGCGCGAGGAGATCCGCCTGATGATCGGCGCACTGATCTTCCTGTTCCCTCAGTTTCCCAAGGTGCGGGCGTGGGCCGAAGGCGTCACGCTGCCCATCTGGGACTACTATGACCACCAGTGCTTCAAGCCATTCATCGACGAGCTACGCAAGCCGGAAAACAAGCCGCTGCTGGACTGGGCACGCCCGCTTGCCAAGCGCCACGCCGTGCTGACGCAGAACACTGACTACGCCTTTTCCGGCCTGTTCTATCAGCTGCTGCAGTTCCCACTGTTTTCGCGCTTCCTCACTGATGAGGCCGTGCAAGGTGTGGACAAGGGGCGCGCCGCGCGCAACCTTGGTACCTTCTCCAAGCTGCTCACCAAGTTCGAGTACCTGCACTTTGTCAGCGTGCTCAACCCCGAGTGGCTGGAAAAGAATCTGCGTGACCTGTTCAATCAGTTCCTGCGCTTCCTGCAGGATGGCGGCATCGGCGAATACGAGGACGAGGCCGAGTACGCACCCAAGGGCTGCGTCTCGTTCCTGACTATCCACCAGTCCAAGGGGCTGGAGTTTCCGGTGGTGGTGTGCGGTTCGCTGGAAGCGGTGCCGCGCAAGCAGTACGGAACACTTGATGTGCTTCTGGAAGATGGCGGCTACCTTTCCAAGGAACGCTTTGAGCCGCTCGACCACATCAAGAACTTCGACTTCTGGCGGCTGTTCTACACCGCCTTCTCGCGTGCCCAGAACTTGCTGGTGCTGGCGGCGCAGGAAAAACAGGGGCGCGGCAAATCGCCGTCCAAATACTTCGAGCGGCTGTTCTACGAGCTGCCCCGTTGGCGTGACGTTGATCTGTCGGCGCTGACCTTCGAGGCCATCAAGCAGATCAACCTCAAGCGCGAGTATTCGTTCACCTCGCACATCACGGTGTTCGAGAACTGCGCCGAGCAATACCGCTTCTTCAAGGAGCTGGAGTTCGCGCCCATCCGCGAAAGCCCGATGCTGTTCGGTACGCTGGTGCATCAGACCATCGAGGACATCCACAAGACCGTGCTGCGCGGCGAAGAAGCCAGCATTACCTTCGATGCCATCAAGGGCTGGTTCTCGGCCAACTACGCCATGCTCTCGAAGAAGGAGCGCGTCTACCTCGCACCCTCCTCGCAGCAGGCGGCGCTGCTGCACGTGCTGCGCTACTACGAGCGCGAGAACGGCAACTGGGATCGCATCAAGGAGGCCGAGGTCGAGATCTCCCTCATCAAGGATCAGTACATCCTCAAGGGCAGCGTTGACTTGATCCGGGGCGAGCACGACACGGTCGAGATCATCGACTTCAAGTCGGAGAAGAAGCCCGACATGGAGAAGGATCGGGATCGCCTGCGCCAGTACCAGCATCAGTTGGAGGTGTACGCCCATCTGGTCGAGGAGCGCACCGGCCAGAAGGTGAGCCGGATGCACCTGTACTACACCGGAGAGGACGGCGGCAATCCTTACGTCTCCTTCACCAAAGACGACCGCGCCATCGGCAAGACCATCGCACGCTTCGACGACATCGTCGCCCGCATCGAGCGACAGGACTACCAGATCGCCGCACGCCCGGCCAAGCTGTGCCAGAACTGCGATATGCGCGCTTATTGCGACAACAAGAATTGGGCTTTCAGGACTGCCTAGACATGAAGAACGAAATACCCGTGCAGGATGCCCTGCAGCTCACGACGCCGGCTATTAGCAGCACGGTGACAGTGGAGAAGTATGAATTCGAGCCCATCAAGGGCTATCCGATGCTGAACTGGCGCGGCAAGCGACCTTTTACGTCAACCCAGTACTACCCGGCGCAGCTGAAGGAAATCCACGGCGACGAAGTGGACGGATGGCGCAACAAGATCTTTTGGGGCGACAACCTTCAGGTGATGAGCCATCTACTCAAGCAGTTCAGAGGAAGGATTGACCTGATCTACATCGACCCTCCATTCGACTCAAAGGCCGACTACAGAAAGTCAGTCACTCTCCGGGGAAACAAGGCGAAAGGAGATCAAGCGGCGTTCGAGGAGAAGCAGTATGGGGACATTTGGACGAACGACGAATACCTTCAATTCCTGTACGAGCGCTTACTTCTGCTGAAAGAACTCCTCTGACCTGCTCCCCGATTTAGTCCGAAACGGACATAGAGTCTGCGGTTAAAAATGTGTCTGCAAACTGATCTGGCGTCAGGTAAGCCAACGAACTGTGGGGGCGTTGCTCATTGTATTCCCGACGCCACTCCTCAATGACTTGGCGAGCATGGCGCATCGAGACGAACCAATGCTCGTTCAGGCATTCATCCCGGAATTTGCCGTTGAAGCTTTCGATGTAGGCGTTCTGCTGTGGCTTACCTGGCTGGATGAAGCTCAAGCACAGTCCTTGGCTATCGGCCCATTCATCCAAAGCCTTGCCGGCAAACTCGGGGCCGTTGTCGACGGTGACTGATTTGGGCAATCCGCGGATCTCTGCCAGCCGTTGCAGCACACCGACTACACGTCTGCCAGGCAGCGAAGTATCGACTTCGATGGCCAAGCACTGCTTCGTGAAGTCATCGACGATATTCAGGCACCGCAGCCGCCGACCATCGGCCAAACCGTCCGAAACATAGTCCATAGACCAACTCTCGTTAGGCGCCGATGGCGCGACCTTGATTTGGCGCTCCACGCCGGCAATGCGCTTCCGCTTTCGTTTGCGGACCATCAGGCCGGCCTCGTGATACACGCGATAGGTGCGCTTTCGGTTGATTTCCCAACCCTCTCGGCAAAGTAGCACGTGCAGCCGGCGATACCCATAGCGCCGCTTCTGCGCTGCCAATTCGCACAGTCGTTCCTTGAGCTCCTGGTCTACTGGCCGCTTAGCTTCGTAGCGATACAGCGACCGAGAAATACCGATCAGCCCACAAGCCCGCGTGACGCCCATCTGGTGCTTTGTCATCAGATGGGAGACCGCCACCCTCTTGGCTTGTGGGCTTACCACTTTCGGCCTACAACCTCTTTCAACGCAGCATTGTCCAGCATCGCCTCCGCCAGCAGGCGCTTGAGCCGGGCATTCTCGGTCTCCAGTGCCTTGAGCCGCTGCGCATCCGACACTGTCAGGCCGCCGTATTTCGCTTTCCAGTTGTAGTACGTCGCCTCGCTGAGCCCGTGCTTGCGGCACAGCTCCGCTACTTTTAGGCCGGCTTCGGCTTCCTTCAGGATGCCAATGATCTGTTCTTCGGTGAAACGCTTCTTCATGCTGCCTCCTATCGAGGCAGACTCTACATCACGACCGGACTAATCTCGGGGAGCAGGTCACCTCAGCCCAAGCGGCGCGATCTTTCTTCACTGCGACTGGCACAAGAGCCACCACATTCGATGCATCCTGGATGAAGTCTTCGGGCAAGGCAACTTCTGCAACGAGATCGCACGGATTAAATGCAATCCGAAAAATTCGGACTTGAATGCCTTCGGGAATATTCACGACACAGTCTTCTTCTATCGGAAGGGCGGTGAGGGTTACGCCTGGACCAAGCTCCGTGAGGAGAAGGATTCGGAGGACCTGGCACGGATTTACGAGAAGGTCGACAGTGCTGGCCGCAGGTACACGACTGTAGCGCTACACGCTCCTGGCGAGCGTGCCGGCGAGACAGGACAGCCGTGGCGCGGAATGCCGCCACCGAGAGGACGTCATTGGGCATACGTCCACGCACAGCTCGACGAGTTCGATACCTTAGGAAAGATCGAATGGTCATCGTCGGGCAATCCAAGGCTAATCCGGTACGCGGACGAAGATGATGGAAACCGCGTTCAGGACGTGTGGACAATGAAAGATCCACAGTACGTTGACTATCCGACCGAGAAGGCAGAGGAACTGCTGGAGAGAATCATCTTGGCTTGTTCGAGGCCAGGAGAGCTGGTACTTGACTGTTTCATGGGGTCAGGAACAACGCAGGCTGCCGCCATGAGGCTCGGTCGGCGCTTTATTGGGGCAGATATTAATCTTGGCGCAATTCAGACGACGACCAAACGGTTGATCGAACTTGGAAGTCAGCTACGGCAACAGTCGCTCGATTCGAAGGAAACGCATTTCACCGGATTCGAGGTTCACAACGTCAATCATTACGATATCTTCCGCAACCCCGTTCAGGCCAAAGACCTGTTGATCGAGGCGTTGGAGGTACAGAAGCTGGAGTTCAGCACTGTGTTCGACGGCGAGAGGGACGGGCGCATGGTCAAGATCATGCCCGTCAACCGGATCGCCACACGCGCCGACCTGAACGAATTGATCCACAACTTTGACCAGAAGGCGTGGCAGCACCGTCACAACGGGCATCCGACCCGCCCGGTCGAGAAGATCACCCTCGTCTGCATGGGCCACGAGCCAGACTTGGCAGCGCAACTGGAACTGGCCGCCAAGCCGTTCAAGATCGACGTGGAAGTAGTGGACATCCTGCGCGACAAGACCGATCTGGAGTTCAAGCGCGACTCGCAGGCCAAGGTGGTGGTAAAGGGTAGCGAGCTGGTCATTGAGAGGTTCTACCCGATGAATCTGCTGCAAAAGCTCTCGCTGCAGAAGGAATCGGTCGAGGACTGGAAGGAACTGGTCGAATCGGTCCTTATCGACTGGAACTACGACGGCGCGGTGCTGCAACCGGCGGTGGTGGACATCCCAGTCAAGAGCGAGCAGGTCAAGGGCGCGTACAAGGTGCCAGACGACGCAGGCACGATCCGCGTGAAGATCACCGACTTGCTCTCGGAGTCGTGGGAAGGGAGCATCAGCAATGGCGGCTAAGCGTGCAACCGCGAAGGCCGGCGGCAAGGCAGCCAGCGCGTCCGGCGCGTCGCTGGATTTCGCCTTCTTCCGCTTTCTGTGGCAGTTCTACAAGGACAACCGAGGGGCGATCCGGCAGAACTACAAGGAGCTTACCCGCAAGTTCCTCGACTTCAATAACCCGCAGAAGAACCCCAAGGCCTTCCTACGCCAGCCGCAGTTCGAGGCGCTGGAAACCTACGTCCTCCTCAAAGAGTTCCTTGGCAATGCCAAGGTCGAGGAGGTATTCAGGGCTTGGTACGAGCGCAGCGGCAAGTTCGAGGGCCGCAAGTTCGGCTCCTTCCTCGGCACCGCCGGCCAGGAGATGTTCTCGTTTGGGGAGTCCGACGAGCTGGAACTGGGCTCGTACAAGCTACTGTTCGAGAAGATGCGCAAGAACTCTCGCGCCTACCCGAACTACATCTTCGCCCTGACGATGGGCACGGGCAAGACCATCCTGATGGCCACCTGCATCTTCTACGAGTTCCTGCTGGGCAACAAGTTCGAGAAGGACGCGCGCTACTGCCACAACGCGCTGGTGTTCGCCCCGGACAAAACTGTGCTGCAATCGTTGAAGGAGATCGAGGCGTTCGACCTGACCCGCGTCGTGCCGCCGGAGTACGTCAACTTCCTGACCACGCACCTGCGCTTCCACTACCTCGAAGAAGCAGGCACCTCGCTGGACACGCTGGATCGCTCGCGCTTCAACATCATTGTCTCCAACACGCAGAAGATCATCCTGAAGCGCCAGCACAAGGAAAAAACCTCCGTCGACAAGCTGTTCGGCGCGACCGGCGAAATCCTGGCCGCC
This portion of the Methylococcus mesophilus genome encodes:
- a CDS encoding ATP-dependent helicase, giving the protein MTSSATSLQSKANPQQLEAILATDGPVLIIAGPGSGKTFTLVERIVYLITHKGVAPESLLVVTFTDKAARELTTRISNRLAALGIQFNLNEMYLGTFHSICLRLLEDYREFTRLKRSFTLFDQFDQQYFLYQHIKDFREIPDAELVMGDDQTGRWAQSENLLKWLNKVGEEALDGTSLAAAPDPEIRALANCFAKYQALLHEHNSLDFSGIQYEALQLLEKRPEVLGQLRDKLTHLMVDEYQDTNTIQERILLLLAGERRNLCVVGDDDQGLYRFRGATIRNILEFPALFDDGQCKQVKLTVNYRSHPDIIRFYNEWMREQTWDDGMRVFRFAKQIVPREDDFPDLPTALRLTASDDKDDTTNWHAEVLAFLNGLKSSGQLADWNQVAFLFRSVKNDKVVALARFLEAQGVPVFSPRSNMFFEREEIRLMIGALIFLFPQFPKVRAWAEGVTLPIWDYYDHQCFKPFIDELRKPENKPLLDWARPLAKRHAVLTQNTDYAFSGLFYQLLQFPLFSRFLTDEAVQGVDKGRAARNLGTFSKLLTKFEYLHFVSVLNPEWLEKNLRDLFNQFLRFLQDGGIGEYEDEAEYAPKGCVSFLTIHQSKGLEFPVVVCGSLEAVPRKQYGTLDVLLEDGGYLSKERFEPLDHIKNFDFWRLFYTAFSRAQNLLVLAAQEKQGRGKSPSKYFERLFYELPRWRDVDLSALTFEAIKQINLKREYSFTSHITVFENCAEQYRFFKELEFAPIRESPMLFGTLVHQTIEDIHKTVLRGEEASITFDAIKGWFSANYAMLSKKERVYLAPSSQQAALLHVLRYYERENGNWDRIKEAEVEISLIKDQYILKGSVDLIRGEHDTVEIIDFKSEKKPDMEKDRDRLRQYQHQLEVYAHLVEERTGQKVSRMHLYYTGEDGGNPYVSFTKDDRAIGKTIARFDDIVARIERQDYQIAARPAKLCQNCDMRAYCDNKNWAFRTA
- the mads1 gene encoding methylation-associated defense system helix-turn-helix domain-containing protein MAD1 encodes the protein MSDQPNEILTLDEVATYLKAGKRTVYRLAASGKLPAFKLGGTWRFRRGDLDEWIASRIGKATVDDDEVAE
- a CDS encoding IS3 family transposase (programmed frameshift), with the translated sequence MKKRFTEEQIIGILKEAEAGLKVAELCRKHGLSEATYYNWKAKYGGLTVSDAQRLKALETENARLKRLLAEAMLDNAALKEVVGRKLVSPQAKRVAVSHLMTKHQMGVTRACGLIGISRSLYRYEAKRPVDQELKERLCELAAQKRRYGYRRLHVLLCREGWEINRKRTYRVYHEAGLMVRKRKRKRIAGVERQIKVAPSAPNESWSMDYVSDGLADGRRLRCLNIVDDFTKQCLAIEVDTSLPGRRVVGVLQRLAEIRGLPKSVTVDNGPEFAGKALDEWADSQGLCLSFIQPGKPQQNAYIESFNGKFRDECLNEHWFVSMRHARQVIEEWRREYNEQRPHSSLAYLTPDQFADTFLTADSMSVSD